In one Parageobacillus genomosp. 1 genomic region, the following are encoded:
- the menG gene encoding demethylmenaquinone methyltransferase — MQQSKEERVHHVFEKIYQHYDRMNSVISFRRHLKWREDTMKRMNVQKGKKALDVCCGTADWTIALAEAVGPSGEVYGLDFSQNMLKVGEQKVKERQLTNVKLIHGNAMNLPFPDNTFDYVTIGFGLRNVPDYMTVLKEMYRVAKPGGKVVCLETSQPTLIGFRQLYYFYFRFIMPLFGKLFAKSYEEYSWLQESARDFPGRDELAQMFREAGFVDIEVKPYTFGVAAMHLGYKR, encoded by the coding sequence ATGCAGCAATCGAAAGAAGAACGAGTTCACCATGTGTTTGAAAAAATTTATCAACACTATGACCGCATGAATTCGGTCATTAGCTTTCGGCGCCATCTTAAATGGCGGGAAGATACGATGAAGCGGATGAATGTCCAAAAAGGAAAAAAAGCGCTCGATGTTTGCTGCGGCACAGCTGATTGGACGATTGCGCTCGCCGAAGCGGTCGGTCCAAGCGGTGAAGTATATGGGCTTGATTTCAGCCAAAACATGTTAAAAGTAGGGGAACAAAAGGTAAAAGAGCGGCAGTTGACGAACGTCAAGCTTATTCACGGCAATGCGATGAATTTGCCGTTTCCTGATAATACGTTTGACTATGTGACGATCGGCTTTGGGCTGCGCAATGTGCCTGACTATATGACCGTGCTAAAAGAAATGTACCGCGTCGCAAAGCCGGGCGGAAAGGTCGTTTGTCTCGAAACATCGCAGCCGACGCTAATCGGCTTTCGTCAGTTATATTATTTTTACTTTCGCTTTATTATGCCTTTATTCGGAAAATTATTTGCGAAAAGTTATGAAGAATACTCGTGGCTTCAAGAATCGGCTCGCGATTTTCCGGGCAGAGATGAGCTGGCGCAAATGTTTCGCGAAGCCGGTTTTGTCGATATCGAAGTGAAGCCGTACACCTTTGGCGTTGCCGCGATGCACTTAGGTTATAAACGATAA
- a CDS encoding heptaprenyl diphosphate synthase component 1 — protein MILKHIMKKIALLKEQIERFLHHSYLFEHIPARQIDEDRILLSLSVLEDADIAPEKVDHYIIPMMLVQIALDTHDEVTNSVSEENDLKTQQLVVLAGDLYSGLYYDYLAKLNEIPLIRLFAEAIRDINEHKVRLYQKDIERIETLFDSVGTIESALICKMATHFSTPVWRKFSYYYLLLRRLNLEKETFVRSGSSVLFEQMENIIFPKSKTVTKEQKQYLLHICNRYIDHCKEALLNAKLQVNEMLQIRISELTGGFSTIAKKTVEEG, from the coding sequence ATGATTTTGAAACACATCATGAAAAAAATTGCATTATTAAAAGAACAAATCGAACGCTTTCTCCATCATTCTTATTTGTTCGAGCATATACCAGCGAGACAAATCGATGAAGACCGCATTTTGTTATCCTTATCCGTATTGGAAGATGCAGACATTGCTCCAGAGAAAGTCGATCACTATATTATTCCGATGATGCTTGTGCAAATCGCCCTTGATACCCATGATGAAGTAACAAATTCTGTTTCCGAGGAAAATGATTTAAAAACGCAGCAATTAGTTGTCCTTGCCGGCGACTTATACAGCGGTTTATATTACGATTATTTAGCGAAGTTGAATGAAATTCCGCTCATTCGTCTCTTTGCGGAGGCGATTCGCGATATCAACGAGCATAAAGTACGGTTGTATCAAAAAGACATTGAGCGGATCGAAACGTTATTTGACAGCGTCGGAACGATTGAATCCGCATTAATTTGCAAAATGGCGACCCATTTTTCCACTCCTGTATGGAGAAAATTTTCTTATTATTATTTGCTGTTAAGACGATTAAACTTGGAAAAAGAGACGTTCGTTCGTTCCGGTTCTTCCGTTTTGTTTGAACAAATGGAAAACATTATCTTTCCAAAATCCAAAACGGTCACGAAAGAGCAGAAGCAATATTTGCTCCATATTTGCAATCGATATATCGACCATTGCAAAGAGGCGTTGTTAAACGCGAAATTACAAGTCAATGAGATGTTGCAAATCCGCATTTCTGAGCTAACTGGCGGTTTTTCAACCATCGCCAAAAAGACGGTGGAAGAAGGGTAG
- the mtrB gene encoding trp RNA-binding attenuation protein MtrB: MHVNSDYVVIKALEDGVNVIGLTRGADTRFHHSEKLDKGEVLIAQFTEHTSAIKVRGKAYIQTRHGEIESEGKK, encoded by the coding sequence ATGCACGTAAATAGCGATTATGTAGTTATTAAAGCGCTAGAGGACGGAGTGAATGTCATCGGATTAACAAGAGGAGCGGATACACGTTTTCATCATTCGGAAAAGCTCGATAAAGGCGAAGTGTTGATTGCTCAATTTACGGAGCATACATCGGCGATTAAAGTGAGAGGAAAGGCGTATATTCAAACAAGACACGGTGAAATTGAGTCAGAAGGGAAAAAGTAA
- the folE gene encoding GTP cyclohydrolase I FolE, whose product MSHVNYEQIEYAVRLILEAIGEDPNREGLIDTPKRVARMYAEVFAGLHEDPKEHFQTVFSEDHEELVLVKDIPFYSMCEHHLVPFFGVAHVAYIPREGKVTGLSKLARAVEAVARRPQLQERITATVADSIVEALDPHGVMVVVEAEHMCMTMRGVKKPGAKTVTTAVRGVFATDQNARAEVLSLIKA is encoded by the coding sequence ATGTCACATGTGAATTATGAACAAATCGAATATGCCGTTCGGTTAATTTTAGAAGCGATTGGCGAAGATCCCAATCGCGAAGGACTGATCGACACGCCAAAGCGGGTTGCGAGAATGTATGCCGAAGTATTTGCGGGATTGCACGAAGATCCGAAGGAACATTTTCAAACAGTGTTTAGCGAAGACCATGAAGAGCTTGTGCTTGTGAAAGATATTCCGTTTTATTCAATGTGCGAGCATCATTTAGTCCCGTTTTTCGGGGTTGCCCATGTCGCCTACATTCCTCGTGAAGGGAAAGTGACAGGATTAAGCAAACTGGCGCGGGCAGTCGAGGCGGTCGCGCGCCGCCCGCAATTGCAAGAACGCATTACGGCGACAGTGGCCGATTCGATTGTAGAAGCGCTCGATCCCCACGGCGTGATGGTCGTTGTCGAAGCGGAACATATGTGCATGACGATGCGCGGCGTAAAAAAACCGGGAGCGAAAACAGTGACCACGGCGGTGCGCGGCGTGTTTGCAACCGATCAAAACGCCCGGGCCGAAGTGTTATCCCTCATAAAAGCATAA
- the hepT gene encoding heptaprenyl diphosphate synthase component II, protein MKLKAMYSFLNADLRKVEKELEQTIQSEYAQLSEAALHLLQAGGKRIRPVFVLLAAKFGNYDIERIKHVAVALELIHMASLVHDDVIDDAELRRGRQTIKAKWSNRFAMYTGDYMFARSLERMTRLDNPLAHQVLANTIVEVCRGEIEQIKDKYRFEQNLRCYLRRIRRKTALLIAASCQLGAIAADAPREVAERLYLFGYYVGMSFQITDDILDFTGTEAQLGKPAGSDLLQGNVTLPVLFAMENEQLKAKITTVVRPETTAEEMKEIIALIKQTDAIEKSYVLSDRYLQKALLVLETLPNNKARSTLYDIAMYIGKRDF, encoded by the coding sequence ATGAAGTTAAAGGCGATGTATTCATTTTTGAATGCAGATTTACGCAAAGTGGAAAAAGAGTTAGAACAAACAATCCAGTCCGAGTATGCGCAGCTTAGCGAGGCGGCGCTGCATTTATTGCAGGCGGGCGGAAAGCGGATCCGTCCCGTTTTTGTATTGCTTGCCGCCAAATTTGGCAATTATGATATCGAGCGCATTAAGCATGTGGCGGTAGCGTTAGAGCTCATTCACATGGCTTCCCTTGTGCATGATGATGTGATTGACGATGCCGAGCTGCGCCGGGGCAGACAGACGATTAAAGCCAAATGGAGCAACCGTTTTGCCATGTATACCGGCGACTATATGTTTGCCCGTTCTCTTGAGAGGATGACACGCCTCGATAATCCGCTTGCCCATCAAGTGTTGGCGAATACAATCGTGGAAGTGTGCCGAGGGGAAATTGAACAAATTAAAGATAAATATCGCTTTGAGCAAAATTTACGTTGCTATTTGCGGCGCATTAGACGCAAAACCGCGCTGTTGATTGCCGCCAGCTGCCAGCTTGGCGCGATTGCGGCCGACGCGCCGAGAGAGGTGGCGGAGCGTCTTTACTTATTCGGGTATTACGTTGGCATGTCGTTTCAAATCACCGATGACATTCTTGATTTTACCGGAACGGAAGCGCAGCTCGGCAAACCGGCGGGGAGCGATTTATTGCAAGGAAATGTAACGCTACCTGTTTTGTTTGCCATGGAAAATGAGCAGCTGAAAGCTAAAATTACAACCGTGGTACGCCCGGAAACAACGGCGGAAGAAATGAAGGAAATTATTGCGCTAATTAAACAAACGGATGCGATTGAAAAATCGTATGTGCTGAGCGACCGGTATTTGCAAAAAGCGCTGCTCGTATTAGAAACGCTGCCAAACAATAAAGCGCGTTCCACATTATATGATATTGCGATGTATATCGGAAAAAGGGATTTTTAG
- a CDS encoding HU family DNA-binding protein: MNKTELINAVAETSGLSKKDATKAVDAVFESITEALRKGDKVQLIGFGNFEVRERAARKGRNPQTGEEMEIPASKVPAFKPGKALKDAVK, from the coding sequence ATGAATAAGACAGAATTAATTAATGCAGTTGCTGAAACTAGCGGTCTTTCCAAAAAAGATGCAACAAAAGCGGTAGACGCTGTATTTGAATCTATTACAGAAGCGCTAAGAAAAGGCGATAAAGTCCAATTAATCGGTTTCGGGAACTTTGAAGTGCGCGAGCGCGCAGCTCGTAAAGGGCGCAACCCACAAACAGGGGAGGAAATGGAAATCCCTGCGAGCAAAGTTCCTGCATTCAAACCAGGTAAAGCTCTTAAAGATGCTGTAAAATAA
- the ndk gene encoding nucleoside-diphosphate kinase — protein sequence MERTFIMVKPDGVQRNLIGEIVSRFEKKGFQLVGAKLMQVSRELAEQHYAEHKERPFFGELVDFITSGPVFAMVWEGENVIATARQMMGKTNPQEAAPGTIRGDYGLTVGKNVIHGSDSPQSAEREINLFFKEEELVNYSKLINQWVY from the coding sequence ATGGAAAGAACGTTTATCATGGTGAAGCCTGACGGGGTTCAGCGCAATTTAATCGGTGAAATTGTTTCCCGCTTTGAGAAAAAAGGCTTTCAGCTTGTCGGAGCAAAATTAATGCAAGTATCCCGCGAATTAGCGGAACAGCACTATGCCGAGCATAAAGAACGCCCATTTTTTGGCGAATTAGTCGATTTCATTACGTCCGGCCCAGTGTTCGCCATGGTTTGGGAAGGCGAAAACGTCATTGCAACTGCACGGCAAATGATGGGAAAAACGAATCCGCAAGAAGCGGCGCCTGGCACGATTCGCGGCGACTATGGACTTACGGTAGGCAAAAATGTGATTCACGGCTCTGATTCGCCGCAAAGCGCAGAACGCGAAATCAATCTCTTTTTCAAAGAAGAAGAGCTTGTCAATTATTCGAAATTAATCAATCAGTGGGTATACTGA